Proteins encoded in a region of the Rutidosis leptorrhynchoides isolate AG116_Rl617_1_P2 chromosome 9, CSIRO_AGI_Rlap_v1, whole genome shotgun sequence genome:
- the LOC139867924 gene encoding receptor-like protein kinase HERK 1 yields the protein MASTITELAHFRIPLEEIINATNNFSEKNIVGRGGFGNVYRGNLKRSGKWLKFSARRLDRRYGQGDVEFMTEISMLSTLKHENIVSMIGFCDENGEKIIVNKSYKMGSLSAHLSKPTPTWIQRVDIALGIARAIEYIHHKLGENYYVIHRNISSFTVLLDENWIPKLSGFEFSIKHQVDRRNQVFHTQTIGTKGYIDQETYKSGGVTHKSDIYSLGVVLCEILCGTSVQDDTPLSFLNNRKMSLGEIIGKQEIFDLNYLPLDTSEYGTSRKLG from the exons ATGGCATCTACAATCACAGAATTGGCTCACTTTCGAATCCCACTTGAAGAAATAATAAACGCCACCAACAACTTTTCTGAAAAAAACATCGTCGGCAGAGGTGGATTTGGCAATGTTTACCGAGGAAACTTGAAGCGATCTGGGAAGTGGCTAAAATTTTCAGCTCGGAGGTTAGATCGTAGATATGGGCAAGGAGACGTAGAGTTTATGACTGAGATTTCTATGCTTTCTACTCTAAAACATGAAAATATAGTCTCTATGATTGGATTTTGTGACGAAAATGGTGAAAAAATCATCGTAAACAAATCTTATAAAATGGGAAGTCTCTCTGCACATTTAAGTAAACCGACTCCCACGTGGATTCAAAGAGTGGATATAGCTCTTGGTATTGCCCGCGCAATAGAATATATCCATCATAAATTGGGAGAAAATTACTATGTTATTCATCGTAACATTAGTAGCTTCACGGTTTTATTAGATGAAAATTGGATACCTAAATTATCTGGATTTGAATTTTCAATAAAGCATCAAGTAGATAGGAGGAACCAAGTTTTCCATACTCAAACAATCGGCACAAAGGGGTATATAGACCAGGAAACTTACAAGAGTGGGGGTGTGACACATAAGTCCGACATCTACTCTTTGGGCGTCGTTTTATGTGAAATATTGTGTGGGACAAGTGTACAAGACGATACTCCATTGTCATTTTTGAATAATAGGAAAATGTCACTAGGGGAAATAATCGGTAAACAAGAGATATTTGATTTAAACTATTTGCCATTGGATACTTCAGAATATGGGACCTCAAG AAAGCTGGGATAG